aaattaataaatatataccaattatttataaaagtataaaatagataaaaaaatttacaactcaTATGGCTCCGcttgattaaaattaagtcCATTTGTAATATTTGGTGACGTGTCTCTCTGAGCTGGATATGCTAAGCTCATTTCACTCACGCCATACAGACATAGTCCCAACCATTGTCCAAAGGGGAGAAGAGTAGCTATCAAGACACGAAGGAGCCAAGTTCGAAGAGCCAGGCGGCACCCAAAACCTTGAGTAAAGGACTACCCCACTGTCTAATTATCCACACGTCCCATCCCAAATTCCAAAAGCACCATTTTACTTACTTGGCCACTCACTCATCATTGGGCCACTTAATAATATCATTCATTTACTCATAAAAAGTCAATAAATTAGTACCGCTTATCTCTTTTGCTCTTATCTGTTCTTGTctctttcaatatttaattacattattCAAACACGTTTTCTTCTCACTTTCCCTCTCTCGTCTCGTCTTTGATCTGTTCTTTATCGGATGGctgaaaagtaattaaatcaCGAGTCTCACAAATTTATCTCTCCAgtctcataaaaaaaattaatttactatgTAATTCTTCTcacatttataattattttttaattattgattcaTCATCgaaataattttcataaaaaaataaattagtaccACAATGGTCTTTTGCCACGTATAGAGATATTATGTCCGCATCCGAAGCACTAATTTTGCATGACATTACCAGCGACAGGTCGCATCACTCTTGAATGACATTCTTAATTTACCGATTGGAAATCTTAATCGCCTCGCGTTTTCATCAAGCCACATcccacaaatatataaaatactattaatgataattaattaatgtgtAGCGTTCGTTTGATCTAAAAACTGCTTTCCTCCTATGATAATTAACGGTCTACGATAATCTCTTTCTAAAGCTTCCGAGTTACGTTCTTTTCACGTGAAAATTAACACCTATCCTCTCTTCACTATACACACATTGTGCATGTGCCGCGTTACGCccctttactttttttatctgttttctttttccagaaacgctaaatatataaatataattaaaaaaagaaaaaaactcgAAACAGAGTGAAACATCTTATAATTTGTTCTTATGGCTGTAATTATCTAGTACGGACAAACAATCCACTATTTACAGCGTCGTCAAATCCAACGAGACGACACTTGACTCCGTTACCGGCTGCTCCGATCATGGTGGGGTTACTCGATATTTGATGATGATTGGAGGTCCGACAGTACGGACCGAGCCATTTGTTTTGCATGTAACGGTTTTTTCTCCAAGGAGGAAGTGAAAGATCTCTACTCTTCAAGGATCTCTTAGCTGCGTCGCTCATAACTTTAATTATTCTCTTCAAGTCTTCATTTTTACCAACAAAAACTATAGGCAAAGACTGCACTTGCTTCCAGTATTCCTTTGTTGGTCTCGCGATCTCAAATTGTGAAGCGAAATCAAGATCGATTATGTACCTGTTTGATAAAACTACGGCGTCTATAAACTCGTAGTTTCCTGCATTTAGTCCGCCTGAGGAGTCCCATTTGGTTTTGCAAATAGCTGCATTGTGGCCTAATTCTCTCAAAAACGACATCACTTTACGTCTCAACACTGGTTTTTGATTTCTCCACAACGAAAACATTTCCACTCCTTTCAGAACATGAGATAGCAGCAGATTTCTATACAAATCCATTTCAGTAGTAACACAGAGTGATTTCACAGCATCTACCGCACAATCCGAAACTGAGTCAACTCGATCAGAATCCGAGTCATAAGTGTACGACTGTGTTTCGAGATCTTCATCGACCTCGAGAAAGCCATGAACAAGTTCAGATAAGCAAGGTGAGTCATCATCAGCTGAGTGTTCGCTGCCGCTAGTTCCGTAACTGAGTTGGCCGCCAATCAGTCGAGCTTTTGCATCGTCGTCAAGAGGATCAGTGACTCGCTTCCCTCTCGCACAAAAACCAGACATTTTCAAGGTACGATATGAATGCTGAAACTTCTTCCTCTGGAATATAAGGCTTTGTTTGGTGCAGTTTAATTAAGAAGCTCTTTGTAAAGGAAATGGATATTGAAAGAGAAGGAAGATTTAGATGTATGTTATATAATAAGATTAGataaagaaattgattaaGTATTCAAAGAAAGTATAATTGCAGTGGTATTTTATTCGGAATATTCGGAATGAAGCGATTATTTTGTATTaggtttgtttgttttgatgagaaAGAGTTTAAAAAAGACAGAAAGTAAGATTTGTGGAAAAGTATATACGGGATTATATCCGACTAGAAGCGCAGATGGCATGGCATATCCAACGGCACCTGGCAGCTTTATTCGCGGTGACGTGGATGGATATGATTTGCTCAGACACGTGGGGTCATCTTCGATGCCACGTGGTCTAAACGGATCCTATAGGACGCTTGAAAGATATGGTGGGTGGGGTATGGACTATGGATCGGATCCAATACAAGGCAATGGCTTTGCCTCTTCAAGGCAGCGAAGGGTGCAGATTATGAGATgggaatttgaatttttcgATTCAATTGACTTGTGACTTTTACGATTGACAATGTGATTTttagttttccttttttcttttttataggAATTGCTGAAATtacaagtaaaagaaaaaagttttgTACGGCATCTAACATAAGTGGTAGCTGTAAGTACTAGCGAGTAGAATTTGGTATAAACCAATACAAATCagatttttattcaattggttatttctttattaaaactgttcttctttttctttttctttttttctttttttttgggtttgatTCTGTTAATGATATTCTAAAACTATTTTACATCTTAAGGTACTAACTCAGTTAGGCATGAAAATTTAACTGGTTTGAACTGTATACTgagtttatttttgtataattaagagttattattttaaagaaaatatacaatCTATTATTGAGTCTATACCCACTATTTGTATAAAAGTAGGAAAGTATGCAGAATTGCAAATCCGGATGTGGAGATGGCTTTGGAAATCATGTCGCACTGCAATCAACCAAAAAGGTGGGAATTTGGTTGTGGGCACAGGAACAGAAGAACAGCCTGTAAGTTCGAGTAATTGTAGTTTGAAGCTGGGGGAAAGCCACCTTATGGAAAAGGGGTAATTGCCTTCTTGTCTAGTGGAAAAGTATATTCCGGCTTTAGTATCataagaaaaagtaaatgCACATTTATCCTCTTCAAATTCTGTCTTCGCCATAGGTCTGAAGGGTCATGTTTAGATAGTAGTAACAAGTCTGGTGCAGAGGTTAGTTGGCAATTAAGATGTAACTGTTTGATAGTAACACTAACAAGTTTGATCCGACATTGACCAATTAGTGAAAAGTTATGGAAGCCAGGATAGAAACTGTATGGCATTCAGAGGAAACCAGGCAAGAAAGTAATTGCCTTTTGAATATTGGCTAAGTGGTGCTCACCAAAAAATAGGAGGGAGAGACACAGTGTGAGAGAAGAAGTAGAAGACAGAAAGAAAATGGGTCACAGCAAGGAGTCAATTTAATTGTTACATGTGTGTATTCTCTCACAAAATTCACCTACTCAGGCACTCTCTACCGCATATTTAGGTTCCTGGATTGTTCTCAGGGtattgaatttataattattatctactGATCTAACCTCAAATTTTCAGGCCGTTCCAGATCTTTCTTGGAAGCTGGCTCAATCCGAAGGCACACACGTTTTGCGAGATATTGGATGGTACTTAAAAactgtttttaaaattaggcAGACAGTGAAATgtctgtttttattttatgattctaTTGCTGTAGATGATCACAATCTCAAGGCTTTGCGCCAAATAATATCATACTGGACTATGGCTCTatgaattctaaaatataacgCTCTCAGTTGCAGCCATGTCTTGGTCTCTCTCTCCCTGCAGGCCCTTCTTCCTATACTGCTCTGTTCTGTTGTCTCGGTCTTGAAGACAACAGGAGTgatctgaatttcaaaaatcactTTTGTTATTTCAATGTcttaatgatattttagttTGTTAGAGAGGTGTATGACATTTGGGGCGTTCAATATGTGAGTATTACTAcattacataaatataccaaattactTGCTTCTTCTGCACTATGCTTTAATTGGATCTATTATTAGATGCTCAAGCTGGATTATCAACATATGTGCCAGCTTCCAGGCACTGTACTGCAAATTTCTGCTTTTTATTCAGACTTATTTTGTATGTATTGATGGATGAAAACAGTAATCGTTTTTGttgaaaattcatatatttatccAATGGCTTGATTTTTAAAGTATGAAGCGTGATTTGAACTATTTTTCTGTTCCAGTTTTATTATCTGCACTGAAAATGATCTGTCTTTACATAAAACTTGAATGCCAACTTGT
The sequence above is drawn from the Ricinus communis isolate WT05 ecotype wild-type chromosome 7, ASM1957865v1, whole genome shotgun sequence genome and encodes:
- the LOC8259689 gene encoding uncharacterized protein LOC8259689, producing MSGFCARGKRVTDPLDDDAKARLIGGQLSYGTSGSEHSADDDSPCLSELVHGFLEVDEDLETQSYTYDSDSDRVDSVSDCAVDAVKSLCVTTEMDLYRNLLLSHVLKGVEMFSLWRNQKPVLRRKVMSFLRELGHNAAICKTKWDSSGGLNAGNYEFIDAVVLSNRYIIDLDFASQFEIARPTKEYWKQVQSLPIVFVGKNEDLKRIIKVMSDAAKRSLKSRDLSLPPWRKNRYMQNKWLGPYCRTSNHHQISSNPTMIGAAGNGVKCRLVGFDDAVNSGLFVRTR